From Nitrobacter sp. NHB1, a single genomic window includes:
- the metK gene encoding methionine adenosyltransferase — MRGSYLFTSESVSEGHPDKVCDRISDEIVDLFFSEGPKAGVDPWAIRAACETLATTNKVVIAGETRGPQSVTKEKIESVVRAAIKDIGYEQDGFHWKTADIDILLHPQSADIAQGVDALQPGTNKEEGAGDQGIMFGYACNETPDLMPAPIFYAHKILRLISEARHSGKEKVLGPDSKSQVTVQYENGKPVGVSEIVVSHQHLIEDMSSDQVRERVEPYVREALPKAWITDKTIWHINPTGKFFIGGPDGDAGLTGRKIIVDTYGGAAPHGGGAFSGKDPTKVDRSAAYAARYLAKNIVAAGLADRCTLQLAYAIGVARPLSIYIDTHGTGKVPEDTLERIVSEAMDLTPRGIRKHLDLNRPIYARTSSYGHFGRTPDNEGGFSWEKTDLAEVLKRAV, encoded by the coding sequence ATGCGCGGATCTTACTTGTTCACGAGCGAATCGGTTTCGGAGGGGCATCCCGACAAGGTGTGCGACCGGATCTCGGACGAGATCGTCGACCTGTTTTTCAGCGAGGGCCCGAAAGCCGGCGTCGACCCGTGGGCGATCCGCGCCGCGTGCGAGACATTGGCCACCACGAACAAGGTGGTGATCGCCGGAGAAACCCGCGGGCCCCAATCGGTTACCAAAGAGAAGATCGAAAGCGTGGTCCGCGCCGCGATCAAGGACATCGGCTACGAGCAGGACGGTTTTCACTGGAAGACCGCCGACATCGATATCCTGCTGCATCCGCAGTCGGCCGACATCGCGCAGGGCGTTGACGCCTTGCAGCCCGGCACCAACAAGGAAGAGGGCGCCGGCGACCAGGGCATCATGTTCGGCTATGCCTGCAACGAGACGCCGGACCTGATGCCGGCACCGATTTTCTACGCTCACAAGATCCTGCGGCTGATTTCTGAGGCTCGCCACTCCGGCAAGGAAAAGGTGCTGGGTCCGGACTCCAAAAGTCAGGTCACGGTGCAATACGAGAACGGCAAGCCGGTCGGCGTGAGCGAAATCGTGGTGTCGCACCAGCATCTGATCGAGGACATGAGTTCCGACCAGGTTCGCGAGCGCGTCGAGCCCTATGTGCGCGAGGCGTTGCCGAAGGCATGGATCACCGACAAGACCATCTGGCATATCAATCCCACCGGCAAGTTCTTCATCGGCGGTCCCGACGGCGACGCCGGCCTGACCGGCCGCAAGATCATCGTCGATACCTATGGCGGCGCTGCGCCGCATGGCGGCGGCGCGTTCTCCGGCAAGGACCCCACCAAGGTCGACCGCTCGGCGGCCTATGCCGCGCGCTACCTCGCCAAGAACATCGTCGCGGCGGGTCTCGCCGACCGCTGCACGTTGCAACTCGCCTACGCCATCGGCGTGGCGCGTCCGTTGTCGATCTACATCGATACGCACGGCACCGGAAAGGTTCCGGAAGACACGCTCGAGCGGATCGTCTCAGAAGCCATGGATCTGACGCCGCGCGGCATCCGCAAGCATCTCGACCTGAACCGGCCGATCTATGCGCGCACCTCGTCCTACGGCCATTTCGGCCGCACGCCGGACAACGAGGGCGGGTTCTCCTGGGAGAAGACCGATCTCGCCGAGGTGCTCAAGCGCGCGGTGTGA
- a CDS encoding IS630 family transposase: MPHPLSNDLRERVVAYVEAGNSCHGAAARFGTSVSFAVNLMRRWRETGRVDPRPRGGFRHGKLGQHRDFILATVAAESDITMPELAEKLAKAKGVKADPSNLSKFLIACGLSFKKTLRASEQDRPELVKARAEWKADRQPIMRKQRERLIFIDETGTTTKMVRQRGRSLKGTRLNSKAPFGHWGTQTFVAGLKCDGLVAPWVIDAPMNRIIFETYVDTQLAPALRPGDVVILDNLSSHKSEKAEKAIRARGAWLLFLPPYSPDLNPIEMAFAKLKAHLRAAAPRTIDALWKAIGNICAFFSPQECSNYFKAAGYGFN; encoded by the coding sequence ATGCCGCATCCTTTGTCGAACGATCTGCGTGAGCGTGTTGTTGCCTATGTCGAGGCGGGGAACTCGTGCCATGGGGCTGCTGCCCGTTTTGGGACTTCGGTATCTTTTGCGGTGAACCTGATGCGGCGCTGGCGGGAGACGGGTCGGGTCGATCCGCGTCCGCGTGGCGGGTTCCGGCATGGCAAGCTCGGTCAGCACCGCGACTTCATTCTTGCGACAGTCGCGGCCGAGAGCGACATCACCATGCCTGAACTGGCGGAAAAACTCGCCAAGGCCAAGGGCGTCAAAGCAGACCCGTCGAACCTGTCGAAGTTCTTGATCGCCTGCGGGCTCAGCTTCAAAAAAACTCTGCGGGCCAGCGAACAAGACAGGCCTGAACTGGTCAAGGCTCGGGCCGAATGGAAAGCGGACCGCCAGCCCATCATGCGCAAGCAGCGCGAGCGGCTGATCTTCATTGACGAAACCGGCACCACCACCAAGATGGTTCGCCAGCGTGGACGATCGCTGAAAGGAACGCGGCTGAACAGCAAGGCTCCATTCGGTCACTGGGGAACGCAGACCTTCGTAGCAGGCCTCAAGTGCGATGGCCTCGTCGCCCCCTGGGTTATCGATGCCCCAATGAACCGGATCATCTTCGAGACCTATGTCGACACCCAACTCGCGCCCGCCCTCAGGCCCGGTGATGTCGTCATCCTGGATAATCTCTCCAGCCACAAGAGCGAGAAGGCCGAAAAAGCCATCCGCGCACGGGGCGCGTGGCTCCTGTTCCTGCCGCCCTACAGCCCGGATCTCAATCCCATCGAAATGGCCTTCGCAAAACTGAAAGCTCATCTGCGGGCCGCCGCACCCAGAACCATCGACGCTCTCTGGAAAGCCATCGGCAACATCTGCGCGTTCTTCTCTCCGCAAGAGTGCTCAAACTACTTCAAAGCCGCAGGATACGGATTCAATTGA
- a CDS encoding cold-shock protein, giving the protein MTTGTVKWFNGQKGFGFIQPNDGGSDVFVHISAVERAGLTGLAEGQKVNFELKTDKMRGKVSAENLSLA; this is encoded by the coding sequence ATGACGACAGGTACGGTGAAGTGGTTTAACGGCCAGAAGGGTTTTGGCTTCATCCAGCCGAACGACGGCGGCAGCGACGTATTCGTGCACATCAGCGCGGTAGAGCGCGCGGGCCTTACCGGCCTCGCCGAGGGCCAGAAGGTCAATTTCGAGCTGAAAACCGACAAGATGCGCGGCAAGGTCAGCGCGGAAAACCTCTCGCTCGCATAA
- the ahcY gene encoding adenosylhomocysteinase: MTTATAKQPTGFTDYIVADIGLADFGRKEISLAETEMPGLMATREEYGPKQPLKGARIAGSLHMTIQTAVLIETLKALGADIRWVSCNIYSTQDHAAAAIAAAGIPVFAVKGETLKDYWDYTAKLFDWHGGGHPNMILDDGGDATMYVHLGLRAEKGDTAFLDKPGSEEEEVFFALLKKQLKEKPKGYFAGIAESIKGVSEETTTGVHRLYDMQKAGTLLWPAINVNDSVTKSKFDNLYGCRESLVDGIRRGTDVMMSGKVAMVAGFGDVGKGSAASLRQAGCRVMVAEIDPICALQAAMEGYEVVTMEDAAPRADIFVTATGNRDIITIEHMRAMKDRAIVCNIGHFDNEIQVGALKNLKWDNIKPQVDEITFADGKRMILLSEGRLVNLGNAMGHPSFVMSASFTNQTLAQIELFANNTDGKYRKEVYVLPKTLDEKVARLHLNKIGVKLTELRKDQADYIGVKVAGPFKSDHYRY, translated from the coding sequence ATGACCACCGCGACCGCCAAGCAGCCCACCGGCTTCACCGACTACATCGTCGCAGACATCGGCCTTGCCGATTTCGGCCGCAAGGAAATCTCGCTCGCCGAGACCGAGATGCCCGGGCTGATGGCGACGCGCGAGGAATACGGCCCCAAGCAACCCTTGAAGGGCGCGCGGATCGCCGGCTCGCTGCACATGACGATCCAGACCGCGGTGCTGATCGAGACGTTGAAGGCATTGGGCGCCGACATCCGCTGGGTCTCCTGCAACATCTATTCGACGCAGGACCACGCCGCCGCGGCGATCGCGGCCGCCGGCATTCCAGTTTTTGCGGTGAAGGGCGAGACGCTGAAGGACTACTGGGACTACACCGCAAAGCTGTTCGACTGGCACGGGGGTGGCCACCCCAACATGATTCTCGACGACGGCGGCGACGCCACCATGTACGTCCACCTCGGCCTGCGCGCCGAGAAGGGCGACACCGCGTTCCTCGACAAGCCCGGCTCCGAGGAAGAGGAAGTGTTTTTCGCGCTGCTCAAGAAGCAGCTCAAGGAGAAACCCAAGGGCTATTTCGCCGGTATCGCCGAGTCGATTAAGGGCGTTTCCGAAGAGACCACCACGGGCGTGCATCGCCTCTACGACATGCAGAAGGCCGGCACGCTGCTGTGGCCCGCCATCAACGTCAACGACAGCGTCACCAAGTCGAAGTTCGACAACCTCTATGGTTGCCGCGAGTCGCTGGTCGACGGCATCCGCCGTGGCACCGACGTGATGATGAGCGGCAAGGTCGCGATGGTCGCCGGCTTCGGCGACGTCGGCAAGGGTTCGGCCGCCTCGCTGCGTCAGGCCGGCTGCCGCGTCATGGTTGCCGAGATCGATCCGATTTGCGCGCTGCAAGCGGCGATGGAAGGCTATGAGGTCGTGACCATGGAAGACGCCGCGCCCCGCGCCGACATCTTCGTCACCGCCACCGGCAACAGGGACATCATCACCATCGAGCACATGCGCGCGATGAAGGATCGCGCCATCGTCTGCAACATCGGCCACTTCGACAACGAGATCCAGGTGGGTGCGTTGAAGAATCTGAAGTGGGACAACATCAAGCCGCAGGTGGACGAGATCACCTTCGCGGACGGCAAGCGCATGATCCTGCTGTCGGAAGGGCGCCTGGTGAATCTCGGCAACGCCATGGGGCATCCGTCGTTCGTCATGTCCGCGTCGTTCACCAACCAGACGCTGGCGCAGATCGAGCTGTTCGCCAACAACACCGATGGCAAGTACAGGAAAGAGGTCTACGTGCTGCCCAAGACGCTGGACGAGAAGGTGGCGCGGCTGCATCTGAACAAAATCGGCGTCAAGCTCACCGAGCTGCGCAAGGACCAGGCCGATTATATCGGCGTCAAGGTCGCAGGCCCGTTCAAGAGCGATCACTACCGGTATTGA
- a CDS encoding UDP-glucose dehydrogenase family protein: protein MRIAMIGTGYVGLVSGACFADFGHQVTCVDKDADKIAALRRGKIPIFEPGLEALVATNVTASRLDFTTDLPGPVAEADAVFIAVGTPSRRGDGHADLSYVYAAAREIAAALRGFTVVVTKSTVPVGTGDEVERLIREANPSADVVVASNPEFLREGAAIRDFKFPDRIVVGTSEERGRKTLGDIYRPLSLNQAPLMFTARRTAELIKYAANAFLATKITFINEIADLSEKVGADIQEIARGIGLDNRIGAKFLHAGPGYGGSCFPKDTRALVKIAEDHDTQLRIVESVVTVNDNRKRAMARKVANALGGSLRNKTIAVLGLAFKPDTDDMREAPSIPLITGLCDMGANVRAFDPASMKEARRELPDIDYCDDAYACAEGADALVIVTEWVQFRALDLPRLKRIMKQPIVVDLRNVYRPDEMAELGFVYSSVGRDKT, encoded by the coding sequence ATGCGCATTGCGATGATTGGCACGGGCTATGTTGGTCTCGTGTCCGGGGCCTGCTTTGCCGATTTCGGGCATCAGGTCACCTGCGTCGACAAGGACGCGGACAAGATCGCGGCGCTGCGCCGCGGCAAGATCCCGATCTTCGAGCCCGGCCTCGAGGCGCTGGTCGCGACCAACGTGACCGCGTCGCGGCTCGATTTCACCACGGATCTCCCCGGCCCGGTGGCGGAGGCGGATGCGGTGTTCATCGCCGTCGGCACCCCCTCACGCCGCGGCGACGGTCATGCCGACCTCAGCTACGTCTATGCCGCGGCGCGCGAGATTGCGGCGGCGTTGCGCGGATTCACCGTCGTGGTCACCAAGTCGACGGTGCCGGTCGGCACCGGCGACGAGGTGGAACGCCTGATCCGCGAGGCCAATCCATCGGCCGACGTCGTGGTGGCGTCCAATCCCGAATTTTTGCGTGAGGGCGCCGCGATCCGCGATTTCAAGTTTCCCGACCGCATCGTGGTCGGAACCTCCGAGGAACGCGGCCGCAAGACGCTCGGCGACATCTACCGGCCGCTGTCGCTCAACCAGGCGCCGCTGATGTTCACCGCGCGCCGCACCGCCGAACTGATCAAGTACGCGGCTAACGCCTTTCTCGCGACCAAGATCACCTTCATCAACGAAATCGCGGACCTGTCCGAAAAGGTCGGCGCCGATATTCAGGAGATCGCGCGCGGAATCGGTCTCGACAATCGCATCGGCGCCAAGTTCCTGCACGCCGGCCCCGGCTATGGCGGCTCCTGTTTTCCAAAAGACACCCGCGCGCTGGTGAAGATCGCGGAAGATCACGACACCCAGCTTCGCATCGTGGAGTCGGTCGTCACTGTCAATGACAACCGCAAGCGCGCGATGGCGCGCAAGGTGGCGAATGCGCTCGGCGGCAGTCTACGCAACAAGACGATCGCGGTGCTGGGACTGGCGTTCAAGCCAGACACCGACGACATGCGCGAGGCGCCGTCGATCCCGCTGATCACCGGCCTGTGCGATATGGGGGCAAACGTTCGCGCCTTCGACCCGGCAAGCATGAAAGAGGCGCGGCGCGAACTCCCCGATATCGACTATTGCGACGACGCCTATGCCTGTGCGGAAGGCGCCGACGCGCTGGTGATCGTGACCGAATGGGTCCAGTTCCGCGCGCTCGACCTGCCGCGCCTGAAACGGATCATGAAGCAGCCGATCGTGGTCGATCTGCGCAACGTCTACCGTCCCGACGAGATGGCGGAACTGGGTTTTGTCTACAGCAGCGTCGGCCGGGACAAAACATAG